A region from the Hydrogenimonas sp. genome encodes:
- a CDS encoding dipeptide-binding ABC transporter, periplasmic substrate-binding component, protein MIRLLSALLFPLFLHASTLHLSLGANPSRINPLLATDSASGEISGWIFNGVVKFDKNGSIVGDLAESWIFKTPKVVVFKLRRGVKWHDGKPFDAEDVVFTYNLLKSPKIFTPYASDFRYVESVRALDPFTLEVRYKEPYFKALSIWMMGILPKHLWEGVEDPMTSDLNRKPVGTGPYRLKSMQNSGDVILEANSDYFEHRPNIDFIHYHFMPDPTTRFLMLKAKKLDMGSLTPLQRERQLEDSFLDYYRIVQMPGRGYTYLGFNLKLPKFRDRRVREAIDMAIDKNELIKILFFSHGKVCYGPFMPGTFAFPKKSPKHTYDPERAKALLKEAGYTDKKPLEFTISTNANNSTRLYAAQIIQYQLARIGVRVKIRAMEWQAFLNTVVTPRRFEVILLGWSLGLIPDAYALWHSDSDKLGGFNLVGYRNERVDRMIERAEKLTDLERVGEIYRKMFNIIAEERPYIFLYIPDSITAVNRKITPIVPSIIGIMHNQIDWIKP, encoded by the coding sequence ATGATAAGGCTCCTCTCGGCGCTTCTTTTCCCGCTATTTCTCCACGCCTCCACTCTTCACCTCTCTCTTGGTGCGAATCCCAGCAGAATAAATCCTCTTCTTGCGACCGACAGCGCCAGCGGAGAGATAAGCGGCTGGATATTCAACGGAGTTGTAAAGTTTGACAAAAACGGCAGCATCGTCGGAGATCTCGCAGAGTCTTGGATCTTCAAAACGCCGAAAGTAGTCGTTTTCAAACTCAGAAGAGGTGTAAAGTGGCATGACGGCAAACCGTTTGACGCCGAAGATGTCGTATTTACGTACAATCTCCTGAAATCTCCTAAAATATTCACTCCCTATGCCAGCGATTTCAGATATGTAGAGTCCGTCAGGGCGCTCGATCCCTTTACTCTGGAAGTAAGGTACAAGGAGCCGTATTTCAAAGCTCTCTCCATATGGATGATGGGCATACTGCCCAAACACCTTTGGGAGGGTGTAGAGGACCCGATGACATCCGATCTCAACAGAAAGCCGGTCGGGACAGGCCCTTACCGCCTGAAGAGTATGCAAAACTCCGGTGATGTGATTCTCGAGGCGAACAGCGACTATTTCGAGCATAGGCCAAATATCGATTTCATACACTACCACTTTATGCCCGATCCGACCACGAGGTTTCTGATGCTGAAAGCCAAGAAGCTCGATATGGGCTCCCTCACCCCTCTTCAAAGAGAGAGGCAGCTGGAGGACTCTTTCCTCGATTACTACAGAATAGTGCAGATGCCCGGCAGGGGATACACCTATCTCGGATTCAATCTGAAGCTTCCGAAATTCAGGGACAGACGGGTTAGAGAGGCCATCGATATGGCAATAGATAAAAACGAGCTGATTAAAATACTCTTCTTCTCCCACGGGAAGGTCTGCTATGGCCCCTTTATGCCGGGAACATTCGCCTTCCCGAAAAAGAGTCCCAAACATACATATGACCCAGAAAGAGCGAAAGCGCTGCTCAAAGAAGCCGGCTATACCGACAAAAAACCTCTCGAATTTACAATCTCTACAAATGCCAACAACTCTACAAGGCTCTATGCGGCACAGATAATACAGTACCAGCTGGCGCGCATAGGCGTCAGGGTAAAGATACGAGCTATGGAGTGGCAGGCCTTTTTGAATACCGTAGTTACCCCGAGAAGGTTCGAAGTGATACTTCTGGGGTGGAGCCTGGGGCTCATTCCGGACGCGTATGCGCTCTGGCACTCAGATTCCGACAAGCTGGGAGGTTTCAACCTGGTCGGCTACAGGAACGAAAGGGTCGACAGGATGATAGAGAGGGCGGAGAAGTTGACCGATTTGGAGAGAGTGGGGGAGATATATAGAAAGATGTTCAATATAATAGCGGAAGAGAGGCCATACATTTTTTTGTATATCCCCGACTCGATAACCGCCGTAAACAGGAAGATAACCCCGATCGTACCATCCATAATAGGTATCATGCACAACCAGATAGATTGGATCAAGCCTTGA
- a CDS encoding phosphoglycolate phosphatase codes for MTCSKGRGRKPVTILFDLDGTLIDSTEAILESFYTAFGEFGGENPERDRIERLIGHPLDRMFASLGVESEYIDAHVEAYKRHYRKVSREKTTLLPGAAEAVRRAYDFALLGVVTTKTGRYSVELLEHMGLMSSFDVLIGREDVVNPKPHPEPILKALDALGRSTENCWMVGDTLMDVDAARAAGVKPFALTCGYADASDLESACEHLAPDALSAVSAIYRVAEKSGV; via the coding sequence TTGACGTGTTCAAAAGGGAGGGGGCGCAAGCCTGTTACGATACTCTTTGACCTGGATGGGACCCTTATAGACTCGACGGAAGCTATTTTGGAGAGCTTTTACACCGCCTTTGGGGAGTTCGGCGGCGAAAATCCTGAGCGGGACCGGATCGAGAGGCTTATAGGCCACCCCCTGGATCGGATGTTTGCTTCTCTCGGTGTGGAGAGTGAATATATCGATGCGCATGTGGAAGCCTACAAGAGACACTACAGGAAGGTAAGCAGGGAAAAGACGACACTCCTCCCGGGAGCGGCAGAAGCGGTACGAAGAGCATACGACTTTGCGCTGCTGGGAGTCGTCACGACAAAGACGGGCCGATACTCCGTGGAGCTTCTTGAGCACATGGGGCTGATGAGCAGCTTCGACGTGCTGATAGGTCGGGAGGATGTAGTCAACCCGAAACCCCATCCCGAGCCGATTTTGAAAGCTTTGGACGCCTTGGGGCGGTCTACTGAAAACTGCTGGATGGTCGGTGATACGTTGATGGATGTGGATGCCGCCAGGGCAGCCGGTGTCAAACCGTTCGCCCTTACATGCGGTTATGCGGACGCGTCGGATCTTGAGTCTGCTTGCGAGCATCTGGCCCCCGATGCACTGAGCGCCGTTTCGGCGATATACCGGGTTGCAGAAAAAAGCGGGGTTTGA
- a CDS encoding pyruvate:ferredoxin oxidoreductase, gamma subunit: MADVVSRTGKFVQAFAFYGSAKRGAAMTAYNRVDDEEILNHEKFMHPDYVLVIDPGLTYTADITAHEKDSTKYIITTHLDKDELIEQQPKLKGKDIYVVDCMQISLDTIGRAIPNTPMLGALMKVSGMFELDYFQNAMKSVLSKFPQKIIDANMAAIERAYNSVK, from the coding sequence TTGGCGGATGTCGTATCACGAACCGGAAAATTTGTACAGGCGTTCGCCTTTTACGGATCGGCCAAGCGCGGTGCCGCAATGACAGCCTACAACCGTGTGGATGATGAAGAGATTCTCAATCATGAGAAGTTCATGCATCCGGACTATGTTCTCGTTATCGACCCGGGCCTTACTTATACCGCGGATATTACCGCGCATGAGAAAGATAGTACGAAATATATCATCACTACACACCTCGACAAAGATGAGCTGATTGAGCAGCAGCCCAAGCTGAAAGGCAAAGACATATATGTGGTAGACTGCATGCAGATCTCTCTCGATACTATCGGAAGGGCTATCCCGAATACTCCGATGCTGGGGGCTTTGATGAAGGTATCCGGGATGTTTGAACTGGACTACTTTCAAAATGCGATGAAGAGTGTACTTTCCAAATTTCCGCAGAAGATCATCGATGCAAATATGGCGGCGATCGAACGTGCGTACAATTCAGTGAAGTAA